The window TGCCGAGCACCGACGCGACATCGGGCATCGCCGTCTCACCGGGTTCGACGGCCGGGACGGTGGAGGATACGGCGTGGCAGAGCGAGTTCGGCCTCGACCAATGCGATCTCGCAACCGTCGGCGGAAATGATTACTTCATCCTCGAGCCAGGTTTTCAGCTGGTGCTCGAGAGTGCAGCCGAACGCCTGGTGATCACCGTTCTCGATGAGACCGCGACAATCGACGGAGTCGAAACCCGGATCGTGGAGGAACGCGAGTGGAGGGGCGACTCCCTCATCGAGGTTTCTCGTAACTTCTTCGCCACCTGTGCGGCAACCGGTGACGTCTTCTACTTCGGGGAGGAGGTGGACGACTACGCAAGCGGGGAGGTCGTGAACCATACCGGAGCGTGGTTAGCGGGCGAGGCCGGGGCCGGGGCCGGGCTCATCATGCCGGCGCAACCCAGAATCGGCATGCGCTACTTCCAGGAGGTGGCTCCCGAGGTGGCTATGGATCGGGCCGAGGTCGTGAGCCTCACGCACACGCTCGAGACGCCGGCGGGCACGTTCTCCGACTGCCTGCGTACCCAGGAAGGATCGGCGCTGAAGCCGGGTGAACGGGAGTTCAAGACGTATGCACCCGGCATCGGCCTCGTTCAGGATCAATCCCTTCTGCTCGTTGCGTACGGGTACGACCTGGTGCCGTGAGGCGAGCCCGTCACCCGCTGATCGGGTCCGTCAATCCGTAGACGTCCGGACTGATCTCGTACCCATGGGCTTCCAGATCGAGGACCGCCTCCCGCGCCACCGTTCGGTCGGCGCCGCTCAGCGTCACTACCGAGACGAGCTCCAATTCCTCCCGGCCCTCGTCGGTGCCACTCCAATCGACCTTGATGTTGCCAACACCGGCAGCGAAGTACTTGTGCTGAAAGGCCCCCGGTTCCTCGACGTTGAACTCGTCGATGATCAGAACATCCTCGTAGCATCCGGTTGCGACGCAGACGCTTGCACTGAACCGGCCCACTATTGCCCTGTCGATAAACTCGACGGCCGGCCCCCATCCCTGGGAATAGCTGGTCGATCCCACCTGCGGATCGCCGCGCATGGCGATTCCGGCGCGTGCTCCGGCGATGCCGGATATCCAGGTCGGCGCATCGACGAGCGCGCCCGCGTCGTATTCTTCGGGATGCTCTCCCATTCGCCACACGTTGCCGTCATCGTCCTGGGCGAAGAAGGCCAACTCGGTTTCGGCGAGTTCGCCGGCGCTGTAGTCACGGGCCCAAACCACGAGCGTTTCGATTCCGTCGATGACCTTGGTCATGTCCGTTGCCGTGTAGACGACCCGATGCTCGATCATTTCGAACTTGTTCGTGAATCCCTTGTAGACGAGCTTGGTCCATGGTTTGAACGGCAGGAAGGGGTTGTCGATCACGGTGGGATCGCTGAAGCGGTCGTAGTCGAGCGTCTCGTACTCAGTTCGGGGTGCCTCGACCTCCGGGAGTGCCATGACCGTCGATGCTGTCGGTTGGCTGGCCGCCAGGCGGACCGACTCTGAAACGGGAGCCACCGTCAGGGGCGTGGGCTCTGCGGCACAGGCAGCCGACATGATCAGAACCACCACACCCGTAGACGCCGCCACGTCGAAACGTCGCACCTCGTTCACCTCCTTGGCACCGGCGTACCGGCGCCTCCCACACCATTGCTCCTCACCCTACGTGTTCGGGGACGCGGTTGCGGGCCAATGTGGGGATTGTTCGACACGAATTGGAAACTCGCAGATCATCGGGCGGGTTGAGCCGGCGATGGACGCATTCGAAAGGAACCTTTCCACGCCGGGTACATGAGTCGGGGACCCGGCGCTAAGGGCCGGCGAACGACAGGAACCACAGGTAATCAACCAGACTGCGGGTCTCCTCGACGGTGAACAGCGTCCCGAAATTGGGCATGTCGGTGCCCATCCCTCCCCGGCGGATCTTGGCGTACCAGATGTCGCCCCGGCGCAGCCAGGCGGCTTCGGCGAACGCGACGGGCGGATCTATCGTCGATTCGGCCACCGGTCCATCTCCGCCGCCGCGCTCTCCGTGGCAGGCCGCGCAGTTCTTCGCGAACAACTCGACTGCCTGTTCCGTTGGAACGGTATTCGACCACAGGTAGGCGACGACGTCGATCAGGAGATCATCCGGTGTGTCGCGGTTGGCGGCGCGAAGCAGTCCGAGACCACCCTCGGGCGTGTGCTGCAGCCGCCAATCTGGTTCGAGAAGTTCGGCCGGTACCTCGACCGACCCGACACTCGCTTGCCCGCGTGCACGGTCCGGGACGATTCCGTCCACGGTCTGAGGGTCGGCGTCGATATCGATCCCGGCTGCCACCAATGCCTCGATGATCGGGTCGGGGGGTGACGACAGCGGACTCGCAGCATCGGGGTCGACCACCTCGAGGACGCCGCGCATCCTCCAGTGGCTAGGACTGCACCAAGTGTTGCAGTAGTACGTATAGATCCCGGGCGAATCGACCGTAAGCGTTATCTCCCCGACGTGACCGGGGTCTACCTGGCCGATGTCGACCCCGAGGCCGGGTCCGATGGCGATTCCATGGACGACGTCGTCGGCTGCGAATCGCAGTGTGACCGTTTCCCCGACCTCCATCCGCACCAGGTCCGGTTGGAACCCACCATTCTCCGGAACGCGGGCGGTGATGTCGATGATGCGATGATCGGCGAACACCGGGCGAAGTCCGTACTGGTATCCAACGATCGTGAGGGGGATACCGACCAGGATGGCAATCAGCGTGACAATGGCCGTCCGGTTGCCCCGCCCGTTGGTCATCCGAGGTAGAGCCAGAGGAGGGCGAGGGTGGACGCCAGCAAGAACGCGACGACGGGAACGGCTGCCCGGGTGGCGGTAGTGCCGGAGGGGTCGTGACGGAAACCGACTCGCAGGGTCGTGCGGATACTGAATAGAAGTCCGCCAACGAGAATGGCGGCTTGGATGGCCGGTGCAGTGCCGGAGAGGTACGGAGTCCATCCGGTCTCGCTCGTTCCGAAGAGGTTCCATCCCCAGCCGAGAGGGTCCGAGACGGCGGCCAGCGCGTAGCTGCCGTTGGTCAGGGCGAAACCGACGCTGAAGGCCATCCAGGCCGCCAGGCCCAGCGGTATGAGAGAGTGGGCATATTCGCGATATGCCTGACGGATGGTCACGCCGGTGGCTGACCGTCTTTGCGCGGCAAAGACGGTCAGCCAGAAGACCCCTGGAACGAAGAGCAGCGTTGCAGAGAGGAAAGCGGTCGCATAGATGGCCCATCCCCAGAGCGATTCGACCGATGCCCACCCCCTGACCGTCGCCCACGGCCCGAACAACACCGCCGGATAGATGATGGAGCACGCCAGCATGATGAGTGCCTTGTACGCCTCGTCGATCTGCTTGCCGCCTCCCGGTTTGGCGAGATCGGCACCCGGACGGCGCAGGTTGATCACGACGTTGTCCATCGTGCACGTTTTCAGACACTCGGTACAGAAACCACAATCGAGGTTGCGGTCGAGTTTCCCTGGGTAGACCATCCACGGACAGCCATAGCCGCGCTCGTTGCCGGTGATGCAGTCCTTCGAACGGTGGTCCACGCACACCTGTGTGTCGCGGACCCTCAGTTCGATGGGGGCAGCCATCGAGTAGAGCCCGATGAACCCACCGATCGGGCACACGTACTTGCAGAACACACGGTTCTCGAAGAGCAAACTCATGCTCACGGCAACTCCGGCCAATCCGAGTATCACGCCTGCGGACACGGTCGGACGGGTGAGGATGATCATCGAAAACAGAGCGAGGATCAAGAACCCCACATTCTGAATCCACATGTTGCGAAGCCGGCGGGGCCAGCGGAGCCCCAGGGTGCGCAGCTTCCCCCCTCCGCCGATGATGCCGCGCCGCTGTATCCACTCACCCGGCGCAGGGATCGGGCAGATGGTGCACCATATGCGACCAAAACCCGGGACCATCAGCACCATCAGCACCGCCCACCACACGATCCATACGAACACGATGCCGAAGTTGCGATTCCCGGCCGATGTGCCCAGCAGGCCGGCGACGATCGCCAGCGCGAATGGAGCCAGCAGCAGCAGCATCGACACCGGTTGGAAGGAGCGGGACATGACTACTCGCCTGAGCCGAGGCATCCGGCCGAGCACATCGAGTCGGCGCTCATCTGCCGGGGGCTTGCGCACGAGCGTCTTCACGCCGACCGCCGGGTCCCGGCGCCGATCAACATCGCCGCCGCCGCAATGACGGCGATGGCGCTCGCCCGCCACAGAGGCTCATTCGGGCCGACGACCAGTTCACCGATCATGAACGGGTGCAGTGGGCCGCAGGATACGGAGCAGCGGTAGTTGAACTTGCCGGACCGGTCCGCCGAAACCGTGAACTGCTGCGAGATGCCCGGTTCGACTCTGGCATCGATCTCGTAACCATCGAGGAAAAAGCCGTGGACGACATCAGAAGCCGTCAGCGTCACCTGCAATGTGTCACCACGATTGACTGTGAGGCGACCCGGGGAGTATTCGAACTGGGACGCATCGATTGAAATGCGGTGGGTCTGTGGGGCGTGGAAGGCGGGGACGGGGACCAACAACGCCGCTAGGACAAGCAGCAGGAGGACGGACCTCCGTGCGATGACCGGACGTTTCGAGGTCTGCATGCGGCGACTGGATCTACGCCGGGGGGAGCGGAGTCGGCGTCGCAGGGCCAAACTTGCCGTAGCGCCCGTCCACGTACTGCCGGATTTCAGCCGGGGCCTTGCCGTCTCTCGTCATTCGCATCGTGTCCTGTGCGATGTCCACGCAGATGCCGCACCCCGTCGCGTGCGTATCGAAGGTGATGGTGCCGTCGACGGCGATGTCTGCGATGAAGCAATCGAGATTGCTTGTATGGCCCATAGACCCGCAGCCGCAGTAGCAGGGTTGGTGGGAGAGATCATCTGGATGGGCGACGGCGAAGAGGTATGCCTCTTGCACTGTGCTCGGAGCGGATCGGGCAAACTCGGGCAGCATCGACTGGTCGGCCAGGTCCATGTCGTGGCTCTCTCCGCAGGCGGAAACAGCCAAACCTGAGGCGACGATCATCAGCGCCCCTATCAGAGAGATACTCCTCGTGGCGGGCATAGTGCCAAACCTCCCTGTCATCGTCCGGGCTCCAGGCTCAGAGGGAACGGTGTCCCGGCGCCCATGTTCATTGCACCCAGTTCGAGAGAATGGTGATCTGGCGGTCTGGATTGGCCGGGTCGTTGGTCGGTAAGTGAAGTCGAAAGTCGTGAGGTCCGTCCATGCCGGCGTGCATTGTGAAAGCGACTACGACTTTTGTTGACTCTCCGGGGTTGAGGACCATCGAACCGATGGTCGGTGTGGGCGGTCAACACCCATCCTTGAGTTCGACGAAGGGCATCTCCGCAAAGAGAAGCGCCGCGTCGCCTGAGTTCGTCACTTCGAAGACAGCCTCGACCATCTGGTTGAACGGCACGTCACCAAAGTCGACGTAGTCGGAATCGACGGTGAGTGCCGGCGTCCCAGTCGTATCGATGGCCTCCTGCGACTGATCGGGCTCGTTTCCGGACGCGATGATGGAAACGATTGCGAGGGCCGCGATTGAAGCTCCGGTGAAGAGCAGGGTGCGGGAGCGAACCGTCTTCCGGCTCGGTCGTCGATCCGATTGCTTGCTCACGTGTTCCTCTCGTTCATTAGTGATCTTGATCTGTAATTATCAGACAAACTGATGGATACTGGTGGAGCCAGAAGTCCCAACGCCTCGCGAAAGGTCCCAATGCCGGTTCCGTCACACGATCTCATATCGACGGAATCCGCAGCACAAAAGTCGAACCATGTCCAAGACCCGGTGATTGAGCGCTGATGTCCCCGCCGTGGCGTCTGGCGATAGCACGGGCGATGGTGAGCCCGATGCCGCTGCCGCCGGGTTCGCCTTGGTGGCCCCGATAGAACCGCTCGAATACGGCGGCTTCTTCTTCTCGCCCGAGGCCCCTTCCTGTGTCGGTAACCTCGACAACAGCCTCGCCGTCCTCGGCGTGCACGGAGATCGAAACCTTGCCGCCGGGACTGGTGTAAGTGAGCGCGTTGCCGATCACGTTGGTGAGCACCTGCGAGATCCTGTCCCTGTCGGCGAAGACGGGGGTGGCTTGTCGAGTGTCCTCGATCATCAACGCCACACCCTTGGCGTCGAACTGCACCCGTAAGTGGCTTCCGACCTCATGGGCGAGGTCGGTCAGATCCAGATTCTGGAGGTCGAGAGGCTGGTTGCCTTCCTCGGCCCTCGAAACGGCGCTCAAATCGTCCGCCAGTCGGGTGAGCCTGCGCAGCTCCCGGCCGGATGCGGCCAGGATTTCATCGGTCGGCTCGAACACCCCGTCGAGCATGCCTTCGAGGTACCCTTCGATGGTGGTGAGCGGCGTCCGCAGCTCGTGGGATATCTCAGAGATCATCCGGATCCTCCGTCGCTCGGTCGAGTCCAATGATTCCGCGAGTGCGTTGACATCCTCGGCCAGGGCTGCGAGCTCTCTTTCGGCGGGCGGTTCGATCCTCTCCGC is drawn from Acidimicrobiia bacterium and contains these coding sequences:
- a CDS encoding PCYCGC motif-containing (lipo)protein; this encodes MPATRSISLIGALMIVASGLAVSACGESHDMDLADQSMLPEFARSAPSTVQEAYLFAVAHPDDLSHQPCYCGCGSMGHTSNLDCFIADIAVDGTITFDTHATGCGICVDIAQDTMRMTRDGKAPAEIRQYVDGRYGKFGPATPTPLPPA
- a CDS encoding 4Fe-4S binding protein translates to MAGERHRRHCGGGDVDRRRDPAVGVKTLVRKPPADERRLDVLGRMPRLRRVVMSRSFQPVSMLLLLAPFALAIVAGLLGTSAGNRNFGIVFVWIVWWAVLMVLMVPGFGRIWCTICPIPAPGEWIQRRGIIGGGGKLRTLGLRWPRRLRNMWIQNVGFLILALFSMIILTRPTVSAGVILGLAGVAVSMSLLFENRVFCKYVCPIGGFIGLYSMAAPIELRVRDTQVCVDHRSKDCITGNERGYGCPWMVYPGKLDRNLDCGFCTECLKTCTMDNVVINLRRPGADLAKPGGGKQIDEAYKALIMLACSIIYPAVLFGPWATVRGWASVESLWGWAIYATAFLSATLLFVPGVFWLTVFAAQRRSATGVTIRQAYREYAHSLIPLGLAAWMAFSVGFALTNGSYALAAVSDPLGWGWNLFGTSETGWTPYLSGTAPAIQAAILVGGLLFSIRTTLRVGFRHDPSGTTATRAAVPVVAFLLASTLALLWLYLG
- a CDS encoding cupredoxin domain-containing protein, yielding MQTSKRPVIARRSVLLLLVLAALLVPVPAFHAPQTHRISIDASQFEYSPGRLTVNRGDTLQVTLTASDVVHGFFLDGYEIDARVEPGISQQFTVSADRSGKFNYRCSVSCGPLHPFMIGELVVGPNEPLWRASAIAVIAAAAMLIGAGTRRSA
- a CDS encoding c-type cytochrome — its product is MTNGRGNRTAIVTLIAILVGIPLTIVGYQYGLRPVFADHRIIDITARVPENGGFQPDLVRMEVGETVTLRFAADDVVHGIAIGPGLGVDIGQVDPGHVGEITLTVDSPGIYTYYCNTWCSPSHWRMRGVLEVVDPDAASPLSSPPDPIIEALVAAGIDIDADPQTVDGIVPDRARGQASVGSVEVPAELLEPDWRLQHTPEGGLGLLRAANRDTPDDLLIDVVAYLWSNTVPTEQAVELFAKNCAACHGERGGGDGPVAESTIDPPVAFAEAAWLRRGDIWYAKIRRGGMGTDMPNFGTLFTVEETRSLVDYLWFLSFAGP
- a CDS encoding ATP-binding protein → MTRHFGSLWSRMLTAQILVLLVGAATLVAISELLAPSFFESDVELMNAMMTGTNMMMDGSMMGDSSAGFLTPAIDIGLQQAFDSSLRRALLISLAIAALAATVVSGFVTRRILSPLQTVRDTTRRLAAGAYAERIEPPAERELAALAEDVNALAESLDSTERRRIRMISEISHELRTPLTTIEGYLEGMLDGVFEPTDEILAASGRELRRLTRLADDLSAVSRAEEGNQPLDLQNLDLTDLAHEVGSHLRVQFDAKGVALMIEDTRQATPVFADRDRISQVLTNVIGNALTYTSPGGKVSISVHAEDGEAVVEVTDTGRGLGREEEAAVFERFYRGHQGEPGGSGIGLTIARAIARRHGGDISAQSPGLGHGSTFVLRIPSI